A genome region from Candidatus Parcubacteria bacterium includes the following:
- a CDS encoding DUF2188 domain-containing protein, with translation MSKRLVIHITPNKKGGVKDWKITKEGNKQPIAVFENKEKAIKKARGIARKQEPSQIKIHGRTGKIQTEHTYGADPRKYKG, from the coding sequence ATGTCTAAAAGGCTAGTAATTCATATTACTCCAAATAAAAAAGGAGGGGTAAAAGACTGGAAGATAACCAAAGAAGGAAACAAACAACCGATTGCTGTGTTTGAAAATAAAGAAAAAGCAATTAAAAAAGCCCGGGGAATTGCAAGAAAGCAAGAACCAAGCCAGATAAAAATACACGGAAGAACTGGCAAAATTCAGACAGAACATACTTACGGAGCAGATCCGAGAAAATATAAGGGTTAA
- a CDS encoding DEAD/DEAH box helicase, giving the protein MVTRHFDKHSFRKYSNFGVRKRRSGFAKEISIDRFINKNVVAQKAKVFAPTHQFQDFNIDQRLRANILAKGFKTPTPIQDKIIEHVLQGLDVVGIANTGTGKTGAFLIPLIQKVLLNPREKVLIIAPTRELATQINQEFKSFSRGINIYSACCVGGTSIRSQISELKNYRNHFIIGTPGRLKDLIQRRFINLSAFSTIILDEADRMLDMGFIADIKFITSLMPPKRHALCFLATMTREAELLINEFLNKPVTVFVKTGDTPENIYQDIVRVSSRGKIGTLCNLLAKDEFRKVLIFGRTKYGVERLSNNLARYGFKADSIHGDKNYASRLRSLKSFKEDNISILVATDVAARGLDIPDVSHVINYDVPATYEDYVHRIGRTGRINKRGVALTFVE; this is encoded by the coding sequence ATGGTAACAAGACATTTTGACAAACATTCATTCCGCAAATATTCCAACTTCGGCGTTCGCAAAAGACGCTCGGGTTTTGCTAAGGAAATCAGCATTGATCGGTTTATTAACAAAAACGTTGTTGCTCAAAAAGCGAAAGTTTTCGCGCCGACTCACCAGTTCCAAGATTTTAATATTGATCAGCGTTTGAGAGCCAATATTCTGGCTAAAGGATTTAAAACGCCCACTCCCATTCAAGATAAAATCATTGAGCATGTTTTACAAGGCCTTGACGTGGTGGGCATTGCCAATACAGGTACTGGCAAAACCGGCGCTTTTTTAATCCCTTTGATACAGAAAGTATTGTTAAATCCTCGAGAAAAAGTGCTGATTATCGCGCCTACTCGCGAGCTGGCGACACAAATCAACCAGGAGTTTAAGAGTTTTTCGCGCGGCATTAATATTTATTCCGCCTGCTGCGTTGGCGGAACTTCCATCCGTAGCCAAATTTCCGAATTGAAAAATTACCGCAATCATTTTATTATCGGCACTCCGGGGAGATTAAAGGATTTGATCCAACGGAGATTTATAAATCTTTCCGCTTTTTCCACAATTATTTTAGACGAAGCCGACCGAATGCTGGATATGGGGTTTATCGCGGATATAAAATTTATTACGTCTCTAATGCCTCCAAAGCGCCACGCGCTTTGCTTTTTAGCGACTATGACCCGAGAAGCTGAGCTGCTCATTAACGAATTTCTCAACAAACCTGTTACCGTGTTTGTTAAAACCGGAGATACGCCGGAAAACATTTATCAAGACATAGTTAGAGTTTCAAGCAGAGGAAAGATAGGGACACTTTGTAATTTATTGGCGAAAGACGAATTCCGCAAAGTGCTTATTTTTGGCAGAACCAAGTACGGCGTGGAAAGATTATCTAACAATCTAGCGAGATACGGTTTTAAAGCTGATTCAATCCACGGAGACAAGAACTATGCCAGCCGCCTTAGATCCTTAAAATCGTTTAAGGAAGACAATATCAGTATTTTAGTGGCAACAGATGTGGCGGCTCGGGGGCTTGATATCCCTGATGTGAGCCATGTGATTAATTACGACGTGCCCGCAACTTACGAAGATTACGTGCACCGCATCGGCAGAACAGGCCGTATCAATAAAAGAGGCGTTGCCTTAACATTTGTTGAATAA
- a CDS encoding ATP-dependent helicase: protein MGFPSKEQKTVIDHKGKPLIVIAAPGTGKTSTIVERMIGLLIDDPNREVSFITFTRTSRRDTDKKVRKEVGEDAFDGVKVHFEFPRISTLHTYAKSIVHKYASLIERDSKFSILIKDRNEHKILLNELIDDLKLEVSVDRLDLDINYYQCTRSFRTDCPIPEDRRQEVLRHLDCLFKFYNTFDLDGIVKYACDILEKEQVNFPSAFLQIDEYQDLNPMDQKLIDLLSFKWGSEVIIVGDDAQSIYGFRHAYPQGIRERLGSEKWEKVYFPDSHRLPPHILRASQSLILGENYLGGKVNIPADNGQKILTLQCTKSGIQIKKVASLIKEIMGKKTNRNGESLNYNDFMVLCPISKFVKTVASTLETEFSLPTKLKEKAHIPDNYWRLLLVLKMLNSSDSLALRQWLKIVGLKAKEITDIRRKAMKVGKSLYDYCSTLETPIIKEIFTSLNKLHGVIDNINEFQKELKAFPHLLVDETLFSQANITLNEETQKLYSIGSVIKFIHEKFGLLDSEDEIPKEDKILVTTMYSAKGIEAEFVFVLWLNDTFIPARNHDIKEELRVLYVALTRAKQDVILSFHERYEKSRYLRTEAMSPFLKKISSHLRIERITKDNFK from the coding sequence ATGGGTTTTCCAAGTAAAGAACAAAAAACAGTGATTGATCATAAGGGAAAACCCCTTATTGTTATCGCTGCGCCTGGCACGGGAAAAACTAGTACTATAGTAGAACGGATGATAGGACTACTTATTGACGATCCTAATCGTGAAGTATCATTTATTACATTTACTCGGACAAGTCGTAGAGATACCGATAAAAAAGTAAGAAAAGAGGTTGGCGAGGATGCTTTCGATGGAGTAAAAGTTCATTTTGAGTTTCCAAGGATTAGTACCTTACATACCTATGCTAAGAGCATAGTTCATAAATATGCATCTCTAATTGAACGAGATTCAAAATTCTCGATCTTAATAAAAGACCGAAACGAACATAAGATTTTATTGAATGAATTAATTGACGATCTTAAACTTGAGGTTTCTGTAGATCGTTTGGATTTAGATATTAATTATTATCAATGCACTCGTTCTTTTCGGACAGATTGTCCCATACCTGAAGATAGACGACAAGAAGTTTTAAGACACCTTGATTGCTTATTTAAGTTTTATAATACTTTTGATTTAGACGGAATTGTTAAATACGCATGCGATATTCTGGAAAAAGAACAAGTTAATTTTCCGTCAGCATTTTTACAAATTGATGAATATCAAGATTTGAATCCAATGGATCAAAAATTAATTGATTTATTAAGTTTTAAATGGGGAAGCGAAGTTATAATTGTGGGCGATGATGCCCAAAGTATTTATGGTTTTCGCCATGCATATCCCCAAGGAATACGAGAACGTTTGGGATCAGAAAAATGGGAGAAAGTATATTTTCCCGATTCTCACAGATTACCACCCCATATTCTACGAGCATCACAATCCTTAATTTTGGGTGAAAATTATCTTGGTGGAAAAGTTAATATTCCAGCTGATAACGGACAAAAGATTTTAACTTTACAATGTACAAAAAGTGGTATCCAAATTAAAAAAGTTGCCTCGTTAATAAAAGAGATAATGGGAAAAAAGACCAATAGAAACGGGGAGTCGCTTAATTATAATGATTTTATGGTTCTTTGTCCTATTTCAAAATTTGTAAAAACAGTAGCGTCTACTTTAGAAACGGAATTTTCCTTACCTACAAAACTAAAAGAAAAAGCTCATATTCCTGATAATTATTGGCGACTTCTGTTGGTATTAAAAATGTTAAATTCTTCTGATAGTCTTGCCCTTAGACAATGGTTAAAAATAGTTGGACTAAAAGCGAAGGAGATTACTGATATAAGACGAAAGGCTATGAAAGTCGGAAAATCCCTTTACGATTATTGCTCTACCTTAGAAACCCCAATTATAAAAGAAATCTTTACTAGTCTTAATAAGCTTCACGGAGTTATTGATAATATCAACGAATTTCAGAAGGAGTTAAAAGCTTTCCCCCACTTACTAGTTGATGAAACATTATTTTCTCAAGCGAATATTACACTTAACGAAGAAACACAGAAACTTTATTCCATTGGCTCGGTCATCAAATTTATTCATGAAAAATTTGGCCTTTTAGATTCAGAAGATGAGATTCCAAAAGAAGATAAAATTCTGGTAACAACAATGTATTCAGCTAAAGGGATAGAGGCAGAATTTGTTTTTGTGCTATGGCTAAATGATACTTTTATACCTGCGCGTAATCATGATATAAAAGAAGAACTCAGGGTTTTATATGTTGCCCTAACCAGAGCAAAACAAGATGTTATTTTGTCTTTTCATGAAAGATATGAAAAGTCTAGATATCTGAGAACCGAAGCGATGTCGCCATTTTTAAAAAAGATTAGTAGCCATTTGAGGATCGAAAGAATTACCAAGGATAATTTCAAATAA
- the typA gene encoding translational GTPase TypA, with amino-acid sequence MDKINIRNIAIIAHVDHGKTTLVDALLRQSKSDLGKDLANQVCIMDSNELEKERGITIFSKNAAIHYNGTKINIIDTPGHADFGGEVERVLNMADGCLLLIDAKDGPMHQTRFVLKKALEMGHKIIVVINKIDKAGARIDFALNATLDLFLELSADENALNFPVIYASGREGKAGIDPDLNKMTDIIPLFDAILKHIPSPLGDPQKPLQMLVTSISGDDFKGRICIGRVHNGVIKSGQEITYINKRGQVKKHRLISLMTFSGLNRKEAAEVSAGDIAALAGIPDVTIGETIADPIDPKALPIINIEEPTVKMTFLVNNSPFAGKEGQFSTSRQVKARIYKELETDVALRIEELTSVSWTVSGRGELHLAILIERIRREGYELQVSRPQVIVKEIDGQKMVPFEKVYIEVPEKFHGSVIQKLNSRKGELVDMKNIDGIVFLEFIIPTRGLFGYRSEFLTDTKGMGIINTNFYQYQKDSGGWKERNHGSLVAHETGMTNLYGLRNVQSRGFLFLGPGIKVYEGQVVGQNSRSEDIRVNVCKEKQLSNMRSRGDGVTEHFNEPKIMDLEDALVYINDDELVEITPKNIRIRKVFLDENSAKRAAREEKH; translated from the coding sequence ATGGATAAAATTAATATCAGAAATATCGCTATTATTGCCCATGTTGACCACGGAAAAACCACGCTGGTTGACGCTTTATTGCGCCAGTCCAAAAGCGACTTGGGGAAAGATTTGGCTAATCAAGTATGCATAATGGACAGTAATGAGTTGGAAAAGGAAAGAGGTATCACTATTTTTTCTAAAAATGCGGCGATTCACTATAATGGGACTAAAATCAATATCATTGACACTCCGGGCCACGCGGATTTTGGCGGAGAGGTGGAAAGAGTTTTAAATATGGCGGATGGTTGTTTGCTGTTAATTGACGCAAAAGACGGCCCCATGCATCAGACCAGATTTGTTTTGAAAAAAGCGCTTGAAATGGGCCATAAAATTATCGTGGTGATCAATAAAATAGATAAAGCCGGCGCGAGAATAGATTTTGCTTTAAACGCGACGCTTGATTTGTTTTTAGAATTGAGCGCGGACGAAAACGCTTTGAATTTCCCTGTAATTTATGCTTCTGGGAGAGAAGGCAAAGCGGGGATAGATCCCGACCTTAATAAAATGACTGATATTATCCCTCTTTTTGATGCGATTCTCAAGCATATTCCGTCGCCATTAGGCGATCCGCAAAAGCCGTTGCAGATGCTTGTTACTTCAATTTCTGGAGACGATTTTAAGGGAAGAATTTGCATCGGCAGAGTTCATAACGGCGTTATTAAATCCGGGCAGGAAATAACCTACATTAACAAGCGCGGCCAGGTAAAGAAACACCGTTTAATTTCTTTAATGACCTTTTCTGGCTTAAACAGAAAGGAGGCAGCCGAGGTTTCAGCAGGCGATATCGCGGCTTTAGCCGGAATACCGGACGTGACTATCGGGGAAACAATTGCCGATCCTATAGATCCAAAAGCTCTGCCAATAATTAATATAGAAGAGCCGACTGTTAAAATGACATTTTTGGTCAATAATTCTCCGTTTGCCGGCAAAGAAGGACAGTTTTCAACTTCGCGCCAAGTAAAAGCAAGGATCTATAAAGAATTGGAAACCGACGTGGCTTTAAGAATTGAAGAATTAACGAGCGTCAGTTGGACGGTTTCCGGACGGGGAGAGCTGCATTTAGCTATTCTCATTGAAAGAATACGCCGCGAGGGCTATGAATTGCAGGTTTCCAGACCTCAGGTGATTGTTAAGGAAATTGATGGACAGAAAATGGTTCCGTTTGAAAAAGTTTACATTGAAGTGCCGGAAAAATTCCATGGTTCTGTTATACAAAAGTTAAATAGCCGAAAAGGGGAGTTGGTTGATATGAAGAATATTGACGGCATTGTTTTTTTGGAATTTATCATTCCGACCAGAGGCCTTTTTGGATACAGGAGCGAATTTCTAACTGACACTAAAGGCATGGGTATTATTAATACTAATTTTTATCAATATCAAAAGGATTCCGGCGGCTGGAAAGAAAGAAATCATGGTTCTTTGGTAGCTCACGAAACTGGTATGACCAATTTATACGGATTGAGAAACGTTCAAAGCCGGGGGTTTTTGTTTTTGGGGCCTGGCATCAAAGTTTATGAAGGCCAGGTGGTCGGTCAGAATTCAAGAAGCGAAGATATCAGGGTGAATGTCTGCAAAGAAAAACAGCTTTCTAATATGCGTTCACGTGGCGATGGCGTCACCGAGCATTTTAACGAACCGAAAATCATGGATTTAGAAGACGCCTTGGTTTATATCAACGATGACGAGCTTGTGGAAATTACTCCCAAAAATATCCGGATAAGAAAAGTATTTTTGGACGAAAACAGCGCGAAACGAGCGGCTCGAGAAGAAAAACATTGA